A region of uncultured Desulfobacter sp. DNA encodes the following proteins:
- a CDS encoding YkgJ family cysteine cluster protein, producing the protein MPFQQSDVGQGSDFEQILSRILQEKLYEKKMNGVGFQDAMLLVFKEVLEFSDSIIQDFERDGKSPTVACKSGCSYCCHSLVHIIPIEALLIFQFISVNFTCSEINALRDVISHTQLLTKGKTVAQIYTLKHELPCMFLKHGKCTIYAIRPSICRSWNSMDAKTCRVAYDSFDYKSSVNASPVRNFILGTTRELFEQFSEALLFQSKTLLLHNAVSDCLNSFDPLGLWAKGYRVFSYDKPIKFPAMF; encoded by the coding sequence ATGCCCTTTCAGCAATCAGATGTAGGTCAGGGAAGCGATTTTGAACAGATTTTATCTCGAATCCTCCAGGAAAAACTATATGAAAAAAAAATGAATGGTGTTGGGTTTCAGGACGCAATGCTTCTTGTATTTAAGGAGGTTCTCGAATTTTCAGACAGTATTATACAGGATTTTGAAAGAGATGGGAAAAGTCCAACAGTTGCCTGCAAAAGCGGTTGCAGTTATTGTTGCCACTCTTTGGTACATATCATCCCCATTGAGGCGCTCCTTATTTTCCAATTTATTTCAGTGAATTTCACATGTTCTGAAATAAATGCGTTGAGGGATGTGATATCCCATACTCAATTACTGACCAAAGGTAAAACAGTGGCGCAAATCTATACTTTGAAGCATGAGCTGCCATGCATGTTTCTCAAACACGGCAAGTGCACAATTTATGCTATACGGCCAAGCATTTGCCGTTCCTGGAATTCTATGGATGCCAAGACCTGCCGGGTCGCCTATGATTCTTTTGACTATAAATCCTCCGTGAATGCTTCTCCCGTCCGTAATTTCATTTTGGGAACAACCCGAGAACTATTCGAACAATTTTCCGAAGCACTATTGTTCCAGTCAAAGACCTTACTTCTTCATAATGCCGTGTCAGACTGTCTGAATAGTTTTGATCCTCTTGGCCTATGGGCAAAGGGATATAGGGTTTTCAGCTACGATAAGCCTATCAAATTTCCAGCAATGTTTTGA
- a CDS encoding RNA-binding protein, which translates to MIIYVGNFTEQMKETTLREMFEAFGVVDSVKIIKDRFSERSRGFGFVEMPSNSEADKAIKALNGNMVNKKPLKIKQGDSGAKKKKKKFKKRSY; encoded by the coding sequence ATGATTATTTATGTCGGCAATTTTACAGAGCAGATGAAGGAAACAACTCTTCGGGAAATGTTTGAGGCATTTGGCGTGGTGGATAGCGTTAAAATCATAAAAGACAGATTCAGCGAACGTTCAAGGGGGTTCGGTTTTGTGGAAATGCCGAGCAACTCCGAAGCAGATAAAGCGATTAAGGCTTTGAATGGTAACATGGTTAATAAGAAACCCCTTAAAATCAAACAGGGGGATTCAGGTGCCAAAAAGAAGAAAAAGAAATTTAAAAAAAGAAGCTACTGA